The Vigna angularis cultivar LongXiaoDou No.4 chromosome 9, ASM1680809v1, whole genome shotgun sequence DNA window GTTCGTCCAAATTATTTGGAAGGTATTTGCAAGAGATACTCCGATATTAAAGTTAGCTTAACGTTTGACAGTCGATAATTAATGCAACAGAAAATGCACATAACCTATCTATTTACCTtaaacttctatttatagatttaaGGATGAACTTTTGACTAATGTTGACCTAATTAGAACTAATAGTATATAATTATACTTTAGTCTTAAGTTGATCaccattaatattaatatctgGATTTGATTTTTGACCGACCAATTTACTTCATAACCAACCAAATTTACTTATAACTCATTAGATAATTTGAATTATGATTGACCATACGAATTATGAATGGCGATCGTAGTATAACTTGTACATAAATATCTTAGAACAagttattttgtatataaattaattttatattttatattttatattttctaatacgAGTTTAGAGAAAAAGTAATGATTATATTTTTctcacaaaattttccaaaacctACAAGTTGAGTTTAATTCCACTTCAACCACACGCTCCTAGAAGCTAGAAGTGAAAGTGAAAACATAGGAGTGGGACACATGGTACAAATGTGCAATGACCAAACAATTTGCTTCAATTCTTCTGAGATTcccatttaatttattaaaaataaataaataaatattgcgGTGTCAATGTCAATAGTTCAAGTTATGTTGTATCGTCTAATATTCGAATGTTGaccaaaaattcaaatattatattaaattgttcgtccaaattatttagaagatatttGTAAAAGATATTTCGATATCAAAATCAGTTTAACATTTGATATTCGATAATTAATATAACAGTAAATACACTTAACCTACATTCTTTTATTtaacttctatttataaattttagtctTAACCTAATTACGaccaattatatataattatacttTAGTATTGAGTTAATTGACGTTAATGTTAGTATATTTGATCTTATTTTTCATCGACCAATTTAGTCTTAACCAACTAAGTTTACTTATAACTTcattagataaattaaattagataatttaaattatgattgAACATCTGAGCTACGATCATATAATATTGTAACTTGTAGATAGATATCTTACAAGAAGTTATTTTggatataaaagttaattttatattttctattttctaattCGAGTTTAGAGAGAAAGTAATGATTATATTTTTCTcacaaaatttcccaaaacctACAAGTTGAGTTTAATTCCTCTTCAACCAGTGTCTCCTAGAAGTTAGAAGTGAAAGTGAAAACATAGGAGTGGGACACGTGGCACGAATGTCCAACAAGGTTCAATTCTTTTGAGGTTcccatttaatttatttaaaataaataaataaatattgtggTGTCTAACTATAACAGTTGATGCTCCAAACGACAAACCTGTTACGTTGTGTCTGCGTTTCATGGCTTCTGCAACTCTCATACTCCCTTTGGCCTTCGCCGGGCGGCACCATCACGGTGTTTCTCAGCGTCGACTTTTGTTCGCCGGGAAATTCCGTGACGGCGTTTCCCTCTCTTTTCCGGCTTCCAAACGGAGAGTGTTGGCGAAAGCGCAGAACGCTGTAAACGAGGAAGCGGTTGAAACTCAAAGCTCGGAGTTGAAGAATGGTACCCAACGCACTCCTTCTTCCTCCAAATTGGTGCTTGTTGTCGGTGGCTCCGGAGGCGTTGGTAAACGCACAATTTATCTTGACTTATTATATTGCTTTTCAAGTTGTTGTTAccatatttatttgttaaacacGTTGCTACTATCAAAGTATGTTgaaatttaattgtaattttctCGATAATATTAAGGCTTAACTAAAATTTGATTCCGTAGTTTTGTCAAAGTGGAATTTTGGTTTCTGCAAAAGTTTGTTTACACTTTTGAATCGTccagtttttcaaaattaaacaatttttttgaggTTTCTCTGACCACAGTTGTGGTTAGATATGGATAACCTAGACCAAAGTTACTTAATTCTGGAAAACTGAACTGCCAAATGTGCTATTAAATTTTCACAGGGAAAATTGTACATTGACGAGACTATGAGAACCaaggttttatattttatcgTTTTTTTTTGTCAGGTGAAAAGTAAGAATATAACtgataaaatagaaattaggtctattttgaattttgaaaaccaAATATGGATAtaacttttccttttttctaaAATAGGACAAATAAACCGGATGgaggaaatatattttagtttttgtatttattaaaacCAATGTGATTGCAATTATGGTTTTAAGTTGCATGCACTCTTAGTAGGTCTTTTAGCGGCGAGGATAGAATGGGGTATGAGGGATGACAATGATTAGGATTTTGGCCTTCATAATGAAGGTGAGGGAAAGCCACGATCTTATACATTATATTGATAGGATATGATTGACAATAGGATAAGAAGATCATATCTTGTTGATACATCAAACAACTTATTACATTGGTttagtatataattattttattctatcttaaccATCAAACGGACAGTGGGTGTCAAACTTTTTCGCCATTAGTCAATTAGAAATTGTAGTCATGATCTTAAGTTGCACATACTATAAAATCTTTTTTCACTTAGCCAATTAGAAATTATAGTTGATTCACCCTTTATTCTGCCTTAAGGATGAAAATGGTGATATTTCAACCTGTAATTGACTAATTTGGTGATAAATGTTTGAAGGACTAATGCGGTAAAATGCCAATTTTGAGGGACTAATCTGGTGACAAACATCTTAGGAGGACCATTGTGGTGATACCCCCATTTTTAGAGAATGTAATTGAAGGTTTCTCTGTAAGTAGTTGAAATACTGCAATTAAATAAACATGAGTGTAATAGTAACTTCTGTTATTTGTGTATCCTTCCTTTTGTATTTGTAAGCCTTTTGGGATCCCACTTTTAGTGTTATGTTTGTGCATTAAGATTAGTTCTATAAAATGTAGAAATGCATATATAATTCTTGGCAATAGTTTGCTTGGGGAAGATTGTGAAGCAGTTGTTCCCTTGCTATTCAGGGCAGCTGGTAGTTGCATCACTGATTCAGCAGAATATTAAGTCACGGTTGATACTTAGGAATCCTGAGAAAGCCACAGAACTATTTGGTGAACAGGATAAGGAGAAACTGCAGGTACACCATCTACTCTTGATTGAGCagtcaaaatgaaaatttaactGCTTAAGTAGTCCCTCTGGGGTATCAAACAGGTGTGACTCAGTTGACATTACACAATGAACCTGTTGGGTAGGACTTGGATTCAATTCTTACTAGACACATTCTTGTAGAGGTTTTAGGAGTTTTAAGTGTGACTAATCTTCAGACAGAGGATTAGTCTCATAGTAAATCCGGAAGACCAAAGCTTCTGGAGATAATTCAGGGTCGCACTACGGTGCCAAAATAATTGCGATGgttatccaaaaataaaaaaagttgtccCTTTGAGGAGCAACAAACTATGTTGGTTTGTTTTCATCCATTCTAGATTTGTTTTCTAGTTATATCGAGCTTCTGAACATAACAGGTATTCAAAGGTGACACAAGGAACCAGGAAGATTTGGATCCGTCTATATTTGAGGTAAGCTTTTCAGAgtattttacataataatacTTGCTTTGATCTGAACTATTTTCATTTTGATGATTCATTTCAGTCAGAAAGAAAATGTAGGAAATAATTTgcatttcttttgcttttgttgtttttatttactttctttttaGGGTGTCACACACGTGATTTGCTGCACAGGAACAACAGCATTTCCTTCAAGGCGTTGGGATGATGATAATACACCAGAAAGGGTTGGTAAGAATCATGTCATGCATATATTGCAGCATTTGATGTCATAACTAGAATGAAATAGAAGATTAGTTATCTGAAGATTCCAGAGTGGACAATGTAAGCATAATACTGATGCCTTTTATTGAAAGTTGCCTAAAACATAATCATCATCTACTTTTCATGCACTTGtcgatatttttattttgattttgactaAGTTTTTAATTTGAAGATTGGGTGGGAGTGAAGAATCTAGTATCTGCATTGCCTTCCTCAGTGAAGAGAGTTGTTCTTGTGTCATCAATAGGTGTGACCAAATCCAATGAATTGCCatggaggtaagcatacctcaTTTTGCTCTTAAATGATGAAGTTTTTGTGGTATTGTATGTTGGCTTGCTAGAAAGTAGAATTTATTTTACTGGTAATTCAGAATAGAACCATTCTAAAATTATAGTGAGAAACTAATATATACATTTCCAGAAGATTGATTGTGTAATTATTTGATGAAACTTATTATGTTCATTATGTTCCAAAACTTTTGTCATGGACTTGTCATTGTTCTTTTTTCATGTAGCATTATGAACCTATTTGGTGTCCTGAAGTATAAGAAGATGGGGGAGGATTTTCTGAGGAGTTCTGGCCTTCCATTTACCATAATCAGGTAAGGTGAAATTTTTGCGTGTTCCAAACCTAGTGTTAACACTTGATGAACATAAAGGTGGTggacttttaatttaaattgtacGTCTTAAAATTTTGAAGTCTTCTCATATGACATGCATTTTAGACCTGGAAGGCTGACAGATGGACCATACACATCATATGATCTAAATACTTTGCTCAAAGCAACAGCTGGTCAACGACGAGCAGTCCTTGTAGGTCAAGGTATGAGtaaaactcatttataacaGTGGAACAactcaaacattttttttttcttttttgttaatttCCTAAGCAATGGTCACCTGAATCAATTAGCAAGATATACCAGATGTAAGattgaatatttgaatatatatactATAGCATTCTAGAAAATCGGTAATTTGACTTGCTAGCTAGAGTGTAGCTTGTTTCaaagacaaaagaagaaatCAAATTCCCACCATTTTTGGTCTACTGAAGCAGGAGCCTGAGCTGTGTTGAATTACCCTTGGCTAGAGATCTAGATGTATCACTGGGTGATGGTCTTGTTACAAGTGATGTCCGTTAGTTACTCTTTCACACGTCTATTATGATCAGTAACTGCTGCTAGGTGAGCCCAAAATTGAATTCCATAGCTGATGGCATAAAAAGATTTCTGGTGTTTTTACTGTTGGAACAGTTTGGTTGATTATTTCACCAACCAATGTTTACTGCCCTAAAGTGTAATAATAATTCTGATTGAATCAGTGAGAGTGTGGAGTTGAATACGAAGAGTTTCAGTTGTGAACCCTAACAGATCTAGGAAATCAATGCTTCAATTGGAGTGAAGTCATAAGCCATCATATAACAAAGGATGTAGCTGGATAGATGCAAGGTTGCTTACTTCCATCAGGAATAGCATTTTTTTGGTTGGAGGTAGAATAGGAAGCGAAGGGACTATCCGTGGTGGTGAAGCTAATAGTAGATCACGTGCTGCTAGTGGAACTGTGACAAATTGTTAATTAGGAAACTGAGAGGAACTTTCCTTCAAGTGAGACACAGACAATTCAGATGTAAATTCTTCAACAAAGATGAAGGAGGATGGCTGAAATGCTAATTTAGCTGGAACTATATAAAGGAAAAATGCAGGAAAATGACT harbors:
- the LOC108346226 gene encoding protein TIC 62, chloroplastic isoform X2 — encoded protein: MVPNALLLPPNWCLLSVAPEALLVVASLIQQNIKSRLILRNPEKATELFGEQDKEKLQVFKGDTRNQEDLDPSIFEGVTHVICCTGTTAFPSRRWDDDNTPERVDWVGVKNLVSALPSSVKRVVLVSSIGVTKSNELPWSIMNLFGVLKYKKMGEDFLRSSGLPFTIIRPGRLTDGPYTSYDLNTLLKATAGQRRAVLVGQGDKLVGEASRIVVAEACVQALHLEVTENQVYEINSVEGEGPGNETKKWQELFEAAQSS
- the LOC108346226 gene encoding protein TIC 62, chloroplastic isoform X1, producing the protein MASATLILPLAFAGRHHHGVSQRRLLFAGKFRDGVSLSFPASKRRVLAKAQNAVNEEAVETQSSELKNGTQRTPSSSKLVLVVGGSGGVGQLVVASLIQQNIKSRLILRNPEKATELFGEQDKEKLQVFKGDTRNQEDLDPSIFEGVTHVICCTGTTAFPSRRWDDDNTPERVDWVGVKNLVSALPSSVKRVVLVSSIGVTKSNELPWSIMNLFGVLKYKKMGEDFLRSSGLPFTIIRPGRLTDGPYTSYDLNTLLKATAGQRRAVLVGQGDKLVGEASRIVVAEACVQALHLEVTENQVYEINSVEGEGPGNETKKWQELFEAAQSS